A region of Clostridia bacterium DNA encodes the following proteins:
- a CDS encoding ribulose-phosphate 3-epimerase: MVLLAPSVLSANFSKLAQEIAVVEKAGAHWLHLDVMDGHFVPNITFGPQLVRDLRSQSKLFFDVHLMIENPDFFIAEFQKAGADLITVHAEACLHLQRTIQMIKNLGIKAGVALNPHTPLEVIKYVLEDLDLVLLMTVNPGFGGQHFISSVLPKICLLKNWAQARKPELYLQVDGGINQETAPLVLRAGANVLVAGSAIFKAPDPVKAVAQLLHVGEAND, encoded by the coding sequence ATGGTCTTATTGGCTCCCTCGGTTTTATCAGCTAATTTTAGTAAATTAGCTCAAGAAATAGCTGTTGTGGAAAAAGCAGGTGCCCATTGGCTGCATTTGGATGTTATGGATGGGCATTTTGTTCCCAACATTACTTTTGGTCCGCAATTAGTCCGAGATTTGCGTTCCCAAAGTAAACTTTTTTTTGATGTGCACTTAATGATTGAAAATCCGGATTTTTTTATTGCTGAATTCCAAAAAGCCGGTGCTGATTTAATAACTGTTCATGCTGAAGCTTGTCTTCATTTGCAGCGGACTATCCAAATGATTAAAAATTTGGGTATAAAAGCAGGAGTGGCTTTAAACCCTCATACTCCTTTGGAGGTTATTAAATATGTATTGGAAGATTTGGATTTAGTCTTATTAATGACTGTTAACCCCGGTTTTGGTGGTCAGCATTTTATTTCTTCTGTGCTGCCTAAAATTTGTTTATTAAAAAATTGGGCACAAGCTAGAAAGCCAGAACTATATCTACAGGTAGATGGGGGGATTAATCAGGAAACTGCTCCTTTAGTATTAAGGGCTGGTGCCAATGTTTTAGTTGCGGGATCGGCGATTTTTAAGGCTCCTGATCCGGTTAAGGCTGTAGCTCAACTTTTGCATGTGGGGGAGGCAAATGACTAA
- a CDS encoding Stp1/IreP family PP2C-type Ser/Thr phosphatase produces the protein MLIAKALSEVGYVRKNNEDNYLMSTEQGLFVVADGMGGHAGGGLASSMVKQVLSEELLPLAPEVDGAQELLRALIKANLLIWRQGQSNYLGMGTTVTAALFEGSHLFIAHIGDSRAYLFREGHLHLLTQDHSLVNELVQKGEITEAEAAKHPRRNVLTRALGASENPQIDLLHFTVQKDDYLLLCTDGLYNQVKEAELTTLLTENCPLGVQVEKMVDLALRRGGNDNITAILVHYL, from the coding sequence TTGTTAATTGCCAAAGCGTTATCAGAAGTAGGTTATGTGCGAAAAAACAATGAAGACAATTATTTAATGTCTACTGAACAGGGACTTTTTGTGGTAGCCGACGGTATGGGGGGCCATGCTGGTGGTGGGCTGGCTAGTAGTATGGTTAAACAGGTGCTTAGTGAGGAATTGCTGCCTCTTGCTCCAGAAGTAGATGGTGCCCAAGAACTTTTGCGGGCTTTAATTAAAGCCAATTTGTTAATTTGGCGGCAGGGTCAAAGTAATTATTTAGGTATGGGTACTACTGTTACTGCGGCACTATTTGAAGGTTCTCATTTATTTATTGCTCATATTGGTGATAGTAGGGCTTATTTATTTCGGGAAGGACATTTACATCTTTTAACACAAGATCATTCTTTAGTTAATGAATTGGTACAGAAAGGAGAAATTACGGAAGCGGAGGCAGCCAAGCATCCGCGTCGGAATGTTTTAACTAGGGCTTTAGGTGCTAGCGAAAATCCTCAAATTGATCTTTTACATTTTACTGTTCAAAAAGATGACTATTTATTACTTTGTACTGATGGTTTATATAATCAAGTGAAAGAAGCAGAATTAACAACTTTATTAACTGAAAATTGTCCCTTAGGTGTTCAAGTAGAAAAAATGGTTGACTTAGCCTTACGGCGTGGTGGTAATGATAATATAACAGCAATTTTAGTACATTATCTTTAA
- the rsmB gene encoding 16S rRNA (cytosine(967)-C(5))-methyltransferase RsmB: MKEREIAFRLLLKIEKGAYANLILEETLRQQKNLEPQQRHLITELVYGTVKYRLKLDWPIDQLVHRKNKLAMGPRILLRLAFYQLFFLERIPPFAVVNETVNLAKKYYHSGIANLVNGLLRNFLRNPQQVVWPNPEMEPLKYLSVVYSHPLWMIQRWVERYGWENTRELCLFNNQPAELWIRTNTLKCTRKELLARLKAEGCLAVSGKLVPESILLKKSPVITTLPSFRAGWFFVQDETAQLISHWVDPQPGEIILDVCAAPGGKTTHLAQLMNNRGKIIACDLHPHRITLIEKNAARLGIEIIEPRVVDVTKLKNSLKGSFTKILLDAPCSGLGVLRRRPDARWRKKEASIKELALLQLNILENIVPFLAPGGKLIYSTCTLEPEENFQVIETFKKRYPQMASKPYKSKACQQFLPFLDTREGFFIARLQKEN; the protein is encoded by the coding sequence ATGAAAGAAAGAGAGATTGCCTTTCGTTTATTACTAAAAATTGAAAAAGGGGCCTATGCTAATTTAATTTTGGAAGAGACTTTGCGGCAGCAGAAAAATCTTGAGCCTCAACAGCGGCATTTAATTACTGAATTGGTTTATGGTACGGTAAAATATCGGCTAAAATTAGATTGGCCTATTGATCAATTGGTACATCGTAAAAATAAATTGGCAATGGGTCCCCGTATTTTACTGCGTTTGGCTTTTTATCAGCTCTTTTTTTTGGAGCGAATACCTCCTTTTGCGGTAGTAAATGAAACTGTTAATTTAGCTAAAAAATATTATCATTCGGGAATAGCTAATTTAGTTAATGGTCTTTTGCGTAATTTTCTGCGTAATCCTCAACAGGTTGTTTGGCCTAACCCTGAGATGGAGCCATTAAAGTATCTTTCTGTAGTTTATTCTCATCCCCTGTGGATGATTCAACGTTGGGTAGAGCGATATGGTTGGGAAAACACGCGGGAATTATGTCTATTTAATAATCAGCCCGCTGAACTATGGATTAGAACTAATACTTTAAAATGTACGCGAAAGGAACTTTTGGCCAGGCTTAAAGCTGAAGGTTGTCTGGCTGTTTCCGGTAAACTGGTTCCAGAGTCTATCTTGCTTAAAAAAAGTCCGGTGATTACCACTTTACCAAGTTTCCGGGCTGGATGGTTTTTTGTACAGGATGAAACTGCACAATTAATTAGTCATTGGGTAGATCCACAGCCTGGGGAAATAATTTTGGATGTTTGTGCTGCCCCGGGGGGGAAAACTACCCATTTAGCTCAATTGATGAATAATCGGGGCAAAATTATTGCTTGTGATTTACATCCACATCGGATAACCTTAATTGAGAAAAATGCTGCTCGCCTGGGAATTGAAATTATTGAACCGCGGGTGGTCGATGTCACCAAATTAAAAAATAGTTTAAAGGGTTCTTTTACTAAGATTTTGCTAGATGCTCCTTGTTCTGGTTTGGGTGTATTAAGAAGAAGGCCAGATGCTCGTTGGCGAAAAAAGGAAGCCTCAATTAAAGAATTAGCTTTATTACAATTAAATATTTTAGAAAATATAGTGCCTTTTTTGGCTCCTGGGGGTAAATTAATTTATAGTACTTGTACACTTGAGCCTGAAGAAAATTTTCAGGTTATAGAAACATTTAAAAAAAGGTATCCACAGATGGCAAGCAAACCATATAAATCCAAAGCTTGTCAGCAATTCTTGCCATTTCTTGATACTAGGGAGGGTTTTTTTATTGCCAGACTGCAAAAAGAAAATTGA
- a CDS encoding OadG family protein has translation MSVLIYGLKVTFLGMGIVFISLVFLILVINLMAKLLTPKPVISKEPALEVKEPTEAEIIAVITAAIACLKSEQAIRIKTIRRLSAEGVPLWSAISRQEIMSGRQTR, from the coding sequence ATGTCTGTACTTATTTATGGGTTAAAAGTTACCTTTTTGGGAATGGGAATAGTCTTTATCAGTTTAGTTTTTTTAATCCTGGTTATTAATTTAATGGCTAAACTCTTAACACCCAAACCGGTAATTTCCAAAGAACCAGCACTTGAGGTAAAAGAGCCTACTGAAGCTGAAATAATTGCCGTAATTACGGCTGCTATAGCTTGTTTGAAATCTGAGCAAGCCATAAGAATTAAAACAATCCGTCGTTTGTCTGCCGAAGGGGTGCCTTTATGGAGTGCTATTAGTAGACAGGAAATTATGTCTGGAAGACAAACGAGATAG
- a CDS encoding methylmalonyl-CoA carboxyltransferase — protein MNTSEKIKELRLLTKEIEAGGGKEAIAKQHQKGKLTARERLMKLLDPGSFTELDKFVAHRCVNLGMETKKLPGEGVITGYGTIDKRLVYVFAQDFTILGGSLGEMHAQKICKVIDLAMKVGAPVIGLNDSGGARIQEGIDALSGYGQIFYRNTLASGVIPQLSVILGPCAGGAVYSPALTDFVFMVKNISKMFITGPQVIKAVTGEEVTLEELGGAEAHSEKSGVAHFTAKDELECFRQIRTLLSYLPANNLENPPFKENSDDPGRVEPKLNTLLPESTNRAYDMAAVISLIVDQGEFFQTMPTYAPNILTGFARLNGRVIGIVANQPFVLAGCLDIDASDKAARHVRFCDAFNIPLVNFVDVPGYLPGLSQEYGGIIRHGAKLLYAYSEATVPKITVITRKAYGGAYLAMCSRALGADQVIAWPTAEIAVMGAEGAANIIFRKEIDQALDPVAKRREKIEEYRERFVTPYIAAQRGYVDLVIEPSETRPRLVNALEMLISKRETRPAKKHGNLPL, from the coding sequence ATGAATACATCAGAAAAAATTAAAGAGCTCCGTCTTTTAACTAAAGAAATAGAGGCTGGTGGCGGAAAAGAAGCAATTGCCAAACAGCATCAAAAAGGAAAATTAACGGCCCGGGAACGGCTGATGAAATTACTTGACCCGGGTTCTTTTACAGAATTAGATAAATTTGTAGCACATCGCTGTGTTAATTTGGGTATGGAAACCAAAAAATTGCCGGGTGAAGGAGTGATTACCGGTTATGGAACCATTGACAAGCGTTTAGTTTATGTTTTTGCCCAGGATTTTACCATTTTGGGTGGTTCCTTAGGTGAAATGCATGCTCAAAAAATATGTAAAGTGATTGATTTGGCGATGAAGGTAGGGGCCCCTGTAATAGGCTTGAATGATTCTGGGGGAGCCCGAATTCAAGAGGGTATTGATGCTTTAAGCGGTTATGGTCAAATTTTTTATCGTAATACTTTAGCTTCGGGAGTGATCCCACAGTTGTCTGTTATTTTAGGTCCCTGTGCCGGTGGGGCCGTTTATTCACCTGCTTTAACTGATTTTGTTTTTATGGTGAAAAACATTTCCAAAATGTTTATTACTGGTCCTCAGGTGATCAAAGCAGTTACTGGAGAAGAAGTTACCCTTGAGGAATTAGGGGGTGCAGAAGCCCATAGTGAAAAAAGCGGGGTGGCACATTTTACAGCTAAGGATGAATTGGAATGTTTTCGGCAAATTAGAACTCTTTTAAGTTATTTGCCGGCCAATAATTTAGAAAATCCACCCTTTAAAGAAAATAGTGATGATCCGGGAAGAGTTGAACCTAAATTAAACACACTATTACCGGAAAGTACTAATAGAGCCTATGATATGGCTGCCGTAATTTCTTTAATTGTGGATCAGGGTGAATTTTTTCAAACAATGCCTACTTATGCTCCCAATATTTTAACTGGTTTTGCCCGTCTAAACGGACGTGTGATAGGTATAGTAGCCAATCAGCCTTTTGTTTTGGCTGGCTGTTTGGATATTGATGCTTCTGATAAAGCGGCTCGACATGTACGTTTTTGTGATGCTTTTAATATTCCCTTGGTTAATTTTGTAGATGTTCCCGGTTATTTACCGGGTTTAAGCCAAGAATATGGTGGTATTATTCGTCATGGAGCCAAATTATTGTATGCTTATTCTGAGGCTACAGTACCGAAAATTACCGTAATTACACGTAAGGCTTATGGAGGGGCTTATTTGGCTATGTGTTCTCGTGCTTTGGGGGCTGATCAGGTAATTGCTTGGCCTACGGCTGAAATAGCTGTTATGGGAGCAGAAGGAGCGGCTAATATAATTTTCCGGAAGGAAATAGATCAGGCTTTGGATCCTGTAGCTAAACGCCGGGAAAAGATAGAGGAATATCGTGAACGTTTTGTTACACCTTACATTGCCGCCCAAAGGGGTTATGTTGATTTAGTTATTGAGCCAAGTGAAACACGTCCTCGCTTAGTTAATGCTTTGGAAATGTTGATTTCCAAACGAGAAACACGGCCGGCAAAAAAACATGGTAATTTGCCTTTATAA
- a CDS encoding 50S ribosomal protein L28, whose translation MARKCAICNKGTSTGMKISHSHRRSKKTWAPNLQTVKTTLNGKPVTIKVCTRCLRSGKVTRRI comes from the coding sequence ATGGCTCGCAAATGTGCTATTTGCAATAAAGGCACCAGTACAGGGATGAAAATAAGCCATTCACATAGAAGATCTAAAAAAACCTGGGCCCCTAATTTACAAACAGTAAAAACTACTCTAAATGGAAAACCGGTAACTATAAAAGTATGTACACGCTGTCTACGTTCCGGAAAAGTAACCCGTCGGATCTAA
- the rsgA gene encoding ribosome small subunit-dependent GTPase A produces MQFKGIIIKGYSGFYYVWEENQNSQKVWECSLRGKFRLQTQTFLPGDHVVCTKINTEKCTAVLEKVLPRSTELIRPQIANIEQVIIITSFAEPEPDLALLDRILVQAALQKIKPILCFNKSDLVGEISQKELLATYTPTNYPLIVSSVPENKGISVLKNWLHNKISVLAGPSGVGKTSILNALETHLSLPVGAVSRKSGRGRHTTRHVELLPLSGGGFLADTPGFSRLKLPANLTRESLSLFYPDFQPFQAFCQFKTCLHREEPHCGVREAVQTGQLNQGRYERYLQILNEVIEAERSY; encoded by the coding sequence GTGCAGTTTAAAGGTATTATTATTAAAGGTTATAGCGGCTTTTATTATGTTTGGGAGGAAAATCAAAACAGCCAAAAGGTTTGGGAATGTTCCTTGCGGGGCAAATTTCGTTTGCAAACTCAAACCTTTTTGCCGGGTGATCATGTAGTTTGTACCAAAATAAATACTGAAAAATGTACTGCTGTCCTGGAAAAGGTATTACCTCGTTCTACAGAATTAATTAGACCCCAGATCGCCAATATTGAGCAGGTAATTATTATTACCTCTTTTGCCGAACCAGAACCTGATTTGGCCTTATTGGATCGAATTTTGGTACAGGCGGCCCTACAGAAAATTAAACCTATTTTGTGTTTTAATAAGTCGGATTTGGTGGGGGAAATTAGTCAAAAAGAATTGTTGGCCACTTATACTCCTACCAATTATCCGTTAATAGTTAGTAGTGTGCCTGAAAATAAAGGGATTTCTGTTTTAAAAAACTGGCTGCATAATAAAATTTCCGTATTGGCTGGTCCTTCCGGGGTGGGAAAAACTAGTATTTTAAATGCTTTAGAAACGCATTTATCTTTACCGGTTGGTGCAGTTAGCCGCAAAAGCGGTCGGGGCAGACATACTACCCGGCATGTGGAGTTATTGCCCCTTAGTGGGGGTGGTTTTTTAGCTGATACTCCTGGCTTTAGTCGTTTAAAATTACCAGCGAATTTAACAAGGGAATCTTTAAGCCTTTTTTATCCTGATTTTCAGCCTTTTCAGGCTTTTTGTCAGTTTAAGACTTGTTTACACCGTGAGGAACCACACTGTGGTGTTCGGGAGGCAGTGCAAACAGGTCAATTAAATCAAGGTAGATATGAACGTTATTTACAAATTTTAAATGAAGTGATTGAAGCGGAAAGGAGTTACTAA
- a CDS encoding thiamine diphosphokinase: MTNFQCVLLAGGLLKDDAYHQELLSQAKTIICADSGANEVLRLGFKPDYVVGDLDSLHPQNLEMLKTAKLIRYPREKDYPDTYYALQKALQLGYQRIALLACLGKRFDHAYANVMLLTLPEVRNLDVRILEPEQEIFLVKKKMKIKGQKGATLSLLPLSEKVRGITTQGLYYQVENGTFTQGYPLGVSNVLIEDVFEISLESGLLLALHNKKKKSGNFRFLDPTGYFSGT; encoded by the coding sequence ATGACTAATTTTCAATGTGTTTTGTTAGCAGGTGGTCTTTTAAAAGATGATGCTTACCATCAAGAATTATTAAGTCAAGCTAAAACTATTATTTGTGCTGATAGTGGAGCTAATGAGGTTTTAAGATTAGGCTTTAAGCCTGATTATGTAGTTGGTGATTTGGATTCTTTGCATCCTCAAAATTTGGAGATGTTAAAAACTGCCAAGTTAATTCGTTATCCCCGTGAAAAAGATTATCCTGATACATATTATGCTTTACAAAAGGCTCTGCAGTTAGGTTATCAAAGAATAGCTTTATTAGCCTGTTTAGGAAAAAGATTTGACCATGCTTATGCTAATGTGATGCTTTTGACTTTACCTGAAGTAAGAAATTTGGATGTCCGTATTTTAGAGCCTGAGCAAGAAATATTTTTAGTGAAAAAGAAAATGAAAATAAAAGGGCAAAAGGGAGCTACATTATCCCTTTTGCCTCTTAGTGAAAAAGTGAGGGGAATCACCACCCAAGGATTATATTATCAAGTAGAAAATGGTACCTTCACACAGGGTTATCCTTTAGGAGTTAGTAATGTTTTAATAGAAGATGTTTTTGAAATTTCTTTGGAAAGTGGTCTTTTATTAGCCCTCCACAATAAAAAGAAAAAAAGCGGTAATTTCCGCTTTTTAGATCCGACGGGTTACTTTTCCGGAACGTAG
- the pknB gene encoding Stk1 family PASTA domain-containing Ser/Thr kinase codes for MVGRLLGKRYQILEKIGCGGMAIVYRAKDIFLNRIVALKVLREQFAGDEEFVKRFRHEAQAVASLSHDNIVSIYDVGHENDIYYLVMELVRGRDLKEIIKEKAPFSAEDTVYITTQICDALTHAHQQKIIHRDIKPHNIIITDAGRVKVTDFGLARAVTTATVTHTGNIMGSVHYFSPEQARGEIADEKSDLYSLGVVLYEMVTGKVPFQGDSPISVAVSKIQNEPIPPREHNPEIGAALEKVILRAMAKNPKRRYQSAEMLKQNLLAAIRENRLLDQEEVEVTEKTIVLPPVRKTKKKRFQLSEIAEPFKLWTWMMVVLLIVGFLLGMYLSTTVLAKSEVIVPDLTEKTLAEAERELTSRGLILKMGKKVNHPTIEADLIITQVPKPKEVVKKNIEVEVTLSKGPLMVEVPTVVNKSLTAAEVELANYGLLSDPFYVYHNQIAEDYVIRQEPAPGQNIAQESLIKLIVSKGPAPTWIKMPQLVGYNLTEAKEIIQSNGLTLGVLDPETSYRYPAETVLRQDPGADSEVLQGTIVNLVISAGPGPQ; via the coding sequence GTGGTTGGTAGACTTTTAGGCAAGCGGTATCAAATTTTAGAGAAAATTGGCTGTGGTGGTATGGCCATTGTTTATCGTGCCAAAGATATTTTCCTTAACCGGATTGTAGCCCTTAAAGTACTGCGTGAACAATTTGCCGGTGATGAGGAATTTGTCAAGCGTTTTCGGCATGAAGCCCAAGCTGTGGCCAGTCTTTCACATGATAATATAGTTAGTATTTATGATGTCGGTCATGAAAATGATATTTATTATTTGGTCATGGAATTAGTTCGCGGGCGGGATCTCAAGGAAATTATTAAAGAAAAGGCTCCTTTTTCCGCGGAAGATACTGTTTATATTACGACCCAAATTTGTGATGCTTTGACTCATGCCCATCAACAAAAAATTATTCACCGTGATATAAAACCCCATAATATTATTATTACTGATGCCGGTCGGGTTAAAGTTACTGATTTTGGTTTGGCCCGAGCTGTAACTACGGCTACTGTTACTCATACGGGAAATATTATGGGCTCAGTCCATTATTTTTCTCCGGAACAAGCCCGGGGAGAAATTGCAGATGAAAAATCCGATCTTTATTCTTTAGGAGTAGTTCTTTATGAAATGGTTACTGGTAAGGTACCTTTCCAAGGGGATTCACCTATCAGTGTAGCTGTCAGTAAAATACAAAATGAACCAATCCCTCCTCGCGAACATAATCCTGAAATCGGGGCAGCCTTAGAAAAGGTTATCTTAAGGGCTATGGCTAAAAACCCTAAACGGCGTTATCAATCTGCCGAGATGTTAAAGCAAAATCTTTTGGCAGCTATTAGGGAAAATCGTCTTCTTGATCAGGAGGAAGTCGAAGTTACGGAAAAAACTATAGTTTTGCCGCCTGTACGTAAAACTAAAAAAAAGCGGTTCCAATTAAGTGAAATCGCCGAGCCTTTTAAATTATGGACTTGGATGATGGTAGTTTTATTAATTGTCGGTTTTTTATTAGGTATGTATTTGTCGACTACTGTATTGGCCAAAAGTGAAGTAATCGTTCCTGATTTAACGGAAAAAACACTAGCTGAAGCTGAAAGGGAATTAACGTCCCGTGGTTTAATCTTGAAAATGGGAAAGAAAGTTAATCATCCTACTATTGAAGCGGATTTAATTATTACTCAGGTACCTAAACCTAAAGAAGTAGTTAAAAAGAATATTGAAGTAGAGGTAACTTTGAGCAAAGGACCTTTAATGGTAGAAGTACCTACTGTGGTGAATAAATCCTTGACTGCGGCCGAAGTGGAACTTGCTAATTATGGTTTATTAAGTGATCCTTTTTATGTTTATCATAATCAGATTGCCGAAGATTACGTAATTCGTCAGGAACCGGCACCTGGGCAAAATATAGCTCAGGAATCCCTTATTAAATTAATTGTAAGTAAAGGACCAGCACCTACTTGGATTAAAATGCCGCAATTAGTTGGTTATAATTTAACTGAGGCTAAAGAGATTATTCAAAGTAATGGTTTAACTCTGGGAGTTTTGGATCCGGAAACAAGTTATCGTTATCCTGCGGAAACCGTTTTACGTCAGGATCCTGGTGCTGATAGTGAAGTATTACAAGGCACGATCGTCAATCTAGTGATTAGTGCCGGACCTGGACCACAGTGA
- a CDS encoding biotin--[acetyl-CoA-carboxylase] ligase — protein sequence MRKQILQILIDHQGNYISGEEISSYLQVSRTAIWKHIQSLKEEGYEIISSTGKGYSLKGRPDLLTPLEIKTGLKTKIMGQKLFCYTSVGSTNEIAKKKALAGEPEGSIVVAEEQVEGKGRLARWWDSPTSGLWVSLILRPQIDPYQAPHLTFVSAVAVCQALRRFTGLKVMIKWPNDLLYQGKKLCGILTELGAELAVVNYIIIGIGINVNQQEKDWPPEIRAKATSLAAASGKNWRRVDLLQVLLEEYEQVYQLYLMQGFPTILSLWREMNVTLGAEVVVTSREETYAGFAEDIDDYGCLLVRRETGELESLIAEDVSLQKTYNHED from the coding sequence ATGCGTAAACAGATCTTGCAAATTCTTATTGATCATCAAGGGAACTATATTTCCGGTGAGGAAATAAGCAGTTATTTACAGGTAAGTCGTACTGCTATTTGGAAGCATATCCAAAGTTTAAAGGAAGAGGGATATGAGATTATTTCCTCTACTGGGAAAGGTTATAGTTTAAAAGGGAGGCCGGATTTACTTACACCTCTGGAAATTAAAACAGGTTTAAAAACTAAAATTATGGGTCAAAAGCTATTTTGTTATACCTCGGTAGGTTCTACCAATGAAATTGCTAAAAAAAAGGCTTTGGCTGGTGAACCTGAGGGCAGCATTGTGGTAGCCGAAGAACAGGTAGAGGGTAAAGGTAGATTGGCTCGTTGGTGGGATTCTCCGACTTCGGGTTTATGGGTTTCCTTAATTTTGCGTCCTCAAATTGATCCTTATCAGGCCCCACATTTAACTTTTGTTAGTGCTGTGGCCGTTTGTCAGGCTTTAAGAAGGTTTACCGGGTTAAAGGTAATGATTAAGTGGCCTAATGATTTATTATATCAGGGGAAAAAATTATGTGGGATTTTAACTGAATTGGGTGCTGAATTAGCAGTTGTCAATTACATTATTATCGGTATAGGGATTAATGTAAATCAGCAGGAAAAAGATTGGCCGCCGGAAATAAGGGCTAAAGCCACCTCTTTGGCTGCTGCTTCTGGAAAAAATTGGCGGCGGGTAGATCTTCTACAAGTACTTTTAGAAGAATATGAACAAGTTTATCAATTATATTTAATGCAGGGATTCCCGACAATTCTTTCTTTATGGCGGGAGATGAATGTTACGTTGGGTGCTGAGGTAGTTGTTACTTCACGTGAGGAAACCTATGCAGGTTTTGCTGAGGATATAGATGACTATGGCTGTTTGTTAGTCAGGCGTGAAACTGGGGAATTAGAATCTTTAATTGCCGAGGATGTTAGCTTACAAAAAACCTATAATCATGAAGATTAG
- the rlmN gene encoding 23S rRNA (adenine(2503)-C(2))-methyltransferase RlmN encodes MPDCKKKIEIRALNPEEISALIAVWGEKPFRGQQIFHWLQEKAVPSFDEMTNLSLDLRKKLTHAFPFVPLKMLKEAVSKDGTRKYLWETVEGLNLESVLLFHQGERTRKRNTLCVSTQIGCPLGCQFCATGKLGFRRNLTVNEIMGQVLEVTAHWRKKDKEFKINNVVYMGMGEPLLNLSAVLRSIYLLNHQDGQNIGMRRITLSTCGLVPQIDLLAEEKLDLVLAISLHAPTNQLRQQLMPINQQYPLEELMSACQRYISKTGRRITFEYLLIRGVNDSLDQAQKLVDLLRNTAANVNLIPLNPIPASDLERPTAVQIKKFASFLRKKGINVVLREEKGSDIAGACGQLAGVE; translated from the coding sequence TTGCCAGACTGCAAAAAGAAAATTGAAATTAGGGCTTTAAATCCAGAGGAAATTAGTGCATTAATCGCTGTTTGGGGAGAAAAACCTTTTCGAGGTCAACAGATTTTTCATTGGCTGCAGGAAAAAGCAGTACCATCTTTTGATGAAATGACTAATTTAAGTCTTGATTTGCGTAAAAAATTAACTCATGCTTTTCCTTTTGTTCCCTTAAAAATGCTAAAAGAAGCGGTAAGTAAAGACGGCACACGTAAATATTTGTGGGAAACGGTTGAGGGGTTAAACTTAGAAAGTGTCCTGCTTTTTCATCAAGGTGAGCGAACCAGAAAAAGAAACACCTTATGTGTTTCCACTCAAATAGGCTGTCCCTTAGGCTGTCAGTTTTGTGCTACTGGTAAATTAGGTTTTCGGCGTAATTTGACGGTTAATGAAATTATGGGTCAAGTTTTGGAAGTTACTGCCCACTGGCGAAAAAAAGATAAAGAGTTTAAAATAAACAATGTAGTTTATATGGGTATGGGAGAACCCCTTTTAAATTTGTCGGCAGTACTTCGGAGTATTTATCTTTTAAATCATCAAGACGGACAAAATATTGGCATGCGGAGAATTACCCTTTCTACTTGTGGTTTGGTTCCGCAAATTGATCTTTTGGCTGAGGAAAAGTTGGATTTGGTTTTGGCTATTTCCTTACATGCCCCTACTAATCAATTACGTCAGCAGTTAATGCCGATTAATCAACAATATCCTTTAGAAGAACTAATGTCTGCTTGTCAGCGTTACATTTCTAAAACTGGTCGGCGTATTACTTTTGAATATTTGTTAATTAGGGGGGTAAATGACAGTTTAGACCAAGCCCAAAAACTAGTTGATCTTTTACGGAACACGGCAGCTAATGTAAATTTAATTCCTTTAAATCCTATTCCCGCAAGTGATCTAGAAAGACCAACTGCCGTGCAGATTAAAAAATTTGCTTCTTTTTTGCGTAAAAAAGGAATTAATGTTGTGCTTCGCGAAGAAAAAGGTAGTGATATTGCGGGTGCCTGTGGTCAATTGGCCGGAGTGGAGTGA